The Scylla paramamosain isolate STU-SP2022 chromosome 47, ASM3559412v1, whole genome shotgun sequence DNA window gagagagagagagagagagagaccccattttcccttttcaatcttttcttgtccttgtaaagtaaacttcctcttctttcctcctcctccttctcctcctcttcctcttcctcctcctcctcctcttccctgtctttcttcctcttcctggtaCTTTTCCAGTTtagcttctcttcttcctcctccttctccttcctttcctcttctctccttgcttttcccttcctcttctttcttttacccccctctctctctctctctctctctctctctctctctctctctctctctctctctctctctctctctctctctctctctctctctctccctgaccaTTTATCAAGTGTCATAGGTAAAGATggggaaagtgaggaggaggaggaggaggaggaggaggaggaagagtatgaTGTTGgcaaataaggaagaggaagggaagaggagaatgagaaagaaggaagtggaggaaggagagaggaagagagaaaaggaagtagaagagaagaatgaaaagaaggaagaagaggaagagaaaaggaggaggaggacaaggacgagaagagaaagaagagaggaaggagaagaaatatgaagagagagagagagagagagagagagagagagagagagagagagagagagagagagagagtactttttTATTACGAGTTTAAAGGGAAGGGTATGGGAGAAGGGGGTATTTAAATGGCAgaggggggagtgggggagggggaggggagagtgatggGGAAGGGGGGGACAAGGTAAGCAAGGTatggatttcctttttttttccttctctacctatagctaaacatacatacatacatacacacatacacacatacatacatacatacatacatacatacatacatacatacatacatacatacatacactgtttggtagtggtggtggtggtggtggtggtggtagtagtagtagtagtagtagtagtagtagtagtagtagtagtagtagtagtagtagttttgttattgttgctgttgttgttgttgttactattattattattattattattattattattattattattattattattattattattactattattatccttttctttctttccagatTTTGCTGGCAGAATGATCAAggtaagacgagagagagagagagagagagagagagagagagagagagagagagagagagagagagagagagagagagagaatcctgtcTTTATCTTAATTAACAAGGTCATTAAAAGcacttgaaatctctctctctctctctctctctctctctctctctctctctctctctctctctctctctctctctctctctctctctctctctctctcctgtttcttcctcctcctctgtgttgtTCCTTCCTGCCTCGTGCATCCTCTCCCGTCCTCAACAAACCCAAACGAAACAcaataaaagacacacacacgaacaaacacacacatgaacaaaaacaaataaataaataaataaataacaacataaaccacAAAAGTCCCCACAACCTCAATCTtaacaaacaccccaaaaaaagataaaaacccttgaaacaaacaaacaaacatacaaaacacatcaaCGAACTCCTATACCCCTCCCACCCCTAACCCCAGTATCCcttaggtggcggtggtggtggcggcggtggtggtggcagcggggGCCATGACAGTGACACAGACGGAGGAGGGCGCGCTACCCCCTGAACTTAAGCCTATCGTCCCCGGGGGCTCCTGGTTCGACGACATGGCCCTGGAGAGACTGAGAAGCAAACATCGCCACGTGAAGGAActgggaggtgagggggagagagaggggggagagtggATCAAGAAGCTGGGGGGGTTGGGGACAGGGGGTtaaaaggtggagggagggagtggtagGGACAGTGGATGTGTCTTATAGGAGTTTTGGGGGGTTGAGAGGGgggtagtggagagagagagagagagagagagagagagagagagagagagagagagagagagagagagagagagagagagagagtaaagaagctCAGGCCACTATTTAAAACACAGCTttcaccacgagtattttccaaggccacagagatgaccaggcgggttttcaagagtgttcctcctgtcagtaatgtggaaatctcgttaatctgtcactacaaccgtaaaaaaaacacccttgaaaacttgtGTCACTTCAGTTAGAGCTTGTTGGAAGTGTAGAGGCAGGTGTCTCAGAATATGGCACTAGGAAAACACTTCCGACTTTTCTTTACAACACATTCAATCGCTTATAGAGGTTCCAATCCCTTACAGAGGTTCAAATTCTCCTCATAAAGCATCCAGTCCTTTATAGATGTTCAAATCCTCTTTCATAAACGATTCAGTCCTTTATAGAAGTTCAAATTCTCTTCACAAAGCATCCAATCCTTTATAGATATTCAAATACTCTTTTATAAACGATTCAATCCTTTATAGAAGTTCAAATTCTCTTCACAAAGCATCCAATCCTTTATAGATGTTCAAATCTTTTTATAAACGATGCAATCCTTTATAGAAGTTCAAATCCTCTTCACAAAGCATCCAGTCCTTTATAGATATTCAAATCCTCTTTTATAAACGATTCAATCCTTTATAGAAGTTCAGATCCCTTATATAAAGCATCCAATCCCTTACAGAGGTTCAAATTCCCTTATAAAGCATGCAATCCCTTTCACACAGGCTCCACAGACGAGGAGGACCCTGAGGAAATGTTCATCATGGCTCGGCTGCGTGACCCTGAAATAACCCTGATCAGAACTGACTCGGAAGGGAAGGAACCGCAGAAGAAGGGGCTGAAGACGCAGgtgagcaagaggaggaggaggaggaggaggaggaggaggagggaaagacatTGAAAGAATAGAGGATATGAaaatgatgggaggaggaagagaaagaggaagaggagagaaggagggaggagaaggaggaggaagatgaagaggagaggaagaagaggagagagacgatGGGGAAGATGAGGGGgttaggacagagagagagagagagagagagagagagagagagagagagagagagagagagagagaaaggaaaagagacaggaagcgaaaaatgaagaaaaaactagagggaagaggaagataagaccaccaccaccactaccacctcctcctcctcctcctcctcctcctcctcctcctcctcctcctcctcctactactactactactacaacaattactCCTGCAGGACACACGAGAGGCCCTGAGAAGCTTCATGAGGCAGCACACGGAGCGGAGGGGTGACGAAGGGAGCGATGGGGAAGCCGCGCCAGACTCCCCTGATCCGTCGCATACGATGTCAAAGGAATTTATGGAAATTTACAAGCGAGAACTACAAAAATTTATAAACAACTTCATGAGTGTGATGCTGCAGGCTGAGATTGGCGGAGGTgagtgtgggggagagagagagagagagagagagagagagagagagagagagagagagaggtggggtgaTAGTGCGAGAGGCCGTGAGTATTCGAGTGACAAGATGAGTgtgggagagtaagggagagatggatgctgggagagagagagtggggaaaggTGTGGGAAAGGGAATAATTGttggagtgagagggaagggtgagaagATGAGGGGTGGcagtgtgggggagagagagagagagaaagagaaattaaatagaGAAGATAAATCaataatcttttccttctttaaagcACTAAAACAACCTTacttcttttcccctcaccaTTTAGAAAGTAACAGTGTGTCTCGTCTCTCCCACAGTGAGCATTGAGAACaggagtgaagagaaggagagccAAGCCGTCCGTACAGAGGCTAACATCGTGGCCACACCCTAGACACACCCTAGACATCCTTTTCACCCTAAACACACTCTACCTAACGTAAACACACCTTAAACACATTTTATTCACCCTAAACACACTTTAAATACACTCTAGACAAGTTCTACTCACCCTAAACACACCCTACGTACCTTAAACATACCCTACCCACACCCTAGCCACCCTAACACTGCCAAACTATAATGTAAACTTGCTGTCGGGTCTTACACATCCCTATGCACATCCTAACTACACCCTAGCCAGTGGTTCTCAAGGTGGAGGGGTGTAGGGTGACTTGTTAGGGTGGCCCAGTGCATTTGGTCATAAAGTTGCAATGGAAAATTTAATATGAAGTTAGATCTAAATATTTGGCTTTTCCTGTGTTAGTAAAAGGTCAAACGGAAAGAAGCGATTTGGTTGGGTAGCGTACGAGAAAATTTGTCTTATTCTTAAcgtaatattgaaaaaaaaaaaaaaaaaaaaagatccatatttttttaatcttttcatcttgttttatttattcatttctactttgttttttatttattttatttttttttatttgtttattgtattGGCTAGTGTGGTAGTCCAAGGTCTTACATATTTGAGAACCGATGCCCTAGACACACCCTGCATCACCCTGACACACCCTGCATCACCCTGCCACACCCTACCACACCCTGCCacacccccaccacaccccacAGCATTATCTCCGCGTCCAACCACACTACATACCGCATCTAACATTCCCATCCGCGTCCTCCACACATCTACACTACTATTGCCACACCTAGCATTGTTATTCATTCCTGTATCTCCACTACGCTATCCACACGCCAGCTTCTCTACATCCACATCTCATCCACATTCTGATCATCTCCatcttataattattaatgtatctttatttaatatttctttttttttcttttctttcttttttcttccattttttctccgATAAACTCaggaatgtattttttttattattttattatttttaatgtaatttattttttatctcaacttaaatgtgagataaataaatgaataaatagaaaggtaccagaattattattattattattattattattattattattattattattattattattttactctacaaaaactttaaaaaatccttcatgtattaaaattttgtcttcaaataaaaaaaaaaatgcaaactaacattgagagagagagagagagagagagagagagagagagagagaatgtacgtataaatatgtatgaatgaatataAATGATTTCATCTGTACactttccaacacacacacacacacacacacacacacacgtcatttcTATAACATATTTATTATTACCCAGGATATTAAGTATACCTCGTAGGGACTGTCTGTATAAGCATCTGTATATTGtgcaagagaagagaggcagAGGGGGAAAAACGAAGAGATggaatagaaatagaaataaaaaaaatgaaaagaatgagcAATTTTCTTAACCTGagagatagtttttttttttttttttttcattctctccctccatctacATATCTACAGAGAGTTTGTATGAGTgtgatttcttcctctctcccttcttccctctcttctctctccataATCGCACAAAACTGTATGGTAACGCTGCTAATTCATCCAGTTATCACCACCTCCCTAGCGCAAGAGTtacccagtattctcaatctttcatccctttcactggtaaactctggaactccctgcctgcttctgtatttccccttcctgtgacttgaacacTCGCccttattttgtccacctccctaatgcaagagttaatctaGTTttagtctttcatctctttcgcctgctttctgtttcctctcatccctgttctgtccacctccctaatgcaagagttaaccagtgctCTTAATCTTTCACCGCTTTCATtggtaaaactctggaactccctgcctgcttctgtgtccTCCCTGCCAGTGACTTGAGGTGTTTCAGGAAAGTTTCAAGACTTATTAAACTTCGGATCCTTTTAACTGCAGTCTTTGGTGAATGGTACCGAACCTAACCTTccgtgggccttttttttttattatttttttgtagcctttttgttgcccttgactaaaataaataaaaaaaataagacaaataaaaataaacaaaaaatataaaagatggACTAATTAAAGcgatttctactactactactactacttaccttACTGTAGTGTGTGTTCTGCTCGCCAACACCGTGTAAGTAAGTGCCTTTTGCagtgtagcggtggtggtggtggtggtggtggtggctaaggagaagtaaagggtgatagccacacacaccttccttctgGCCTATCTCTGCTGGGGGGGAGCGAGAGGaacaagatgaggaggaggaggaggaagaggagcaggaaaacatctgctagaaaagaaaataaatgaataaaaaaataacaatagcaataacaacaataataataataataataataataataatagtaataataataataatataacagcagcaataacagcaatattaagaaaaagaaaacaaaaaagaaaaaaaataccagaaaatgtagcaagagagagagagagcgagagagagagagagagagagagagagagagagagagagagagagagagagagagagagagagagagaatcaaatacACACAAGCAGAAACAAAAtacgataaacaaacacaaaaccagagagagagagagagagagagagagagagagagagagagagagagagagagagagagagggccaaaGACAGCAAAAGAAACATGTAAAATTTTATTCAACATGTTCTCTTTACAAATAGAATTCAGTACATTGTGATATAACCATACAAatgtatataaacaaacaacattCCGTGACGCAACGCCCAACCCTCCATTCCGCCTTGCTGCTCCCCACCTCTTagcggggagaggggggagagacggggggaggggagaagagagagaggggagagagagaaagggggggcaGGGATTCTTacgtctccccctcctcctcctctttctcctcctctttttttcttcttagtgtCTCCCACTCCTTTCCCTTGCACCCTTTACTGTttcactgaggagga harbors:
- the LOC135094856 gene encoding uncharacterized protein LOC135094856, which gives rise to MIKVAVVVAAVVVAAGAMTVTQTEEGALPPELKPIVPGGSWFDDMALERLRSKHRHVKELGGSTDEEDPEEMFIMARLRDPEITLIRTDSEGKEPQKKGLKTQDTREALRSFMRQHTERRGDEGSDGEAAPDSPDPSHTMSKEFMEIYKRELQKFINNFMSVMLQAEIGGVSIENRSEEKESQAVRTEANIVATP